The following is a genomic window from Nitrospirota bacterium.
CCCATAAAATAGCTGAAAATAGGGATGCAAACACTCACTCATTATCCTGAACAGTCCTCCGAACGCGCCTCCTTAACGTTGCCGTGTGGGGAATGAAGAAATGAAAAAGAACAAGAATCATAGGGCCGCCGGTCTATCGCGACGACTGCACTTTCCTGCCGAGGAACGGTCTCTCCCATGGCTTTCCCTGCTTCTTGACGCATACGCGCTTGCGGATACGGGAGTGGCAATCGCGGTGAGGAACAGGGAGAAGAATCAGAAGAAAAAACTGGCCTGCGGGAAAGGGTGCGGCAACTGCTGCGTCCATCAAAAGGACCTCCCCCTGTACCCCCATGAAATCGTCGGCATCTACTGGTATGCATCGAAAATGATTTCAGGCCCCACACGGGACCTGCTGAGGAACCGGCTGGCCGTCGCCGCGGATGTTTCGGGATGCCCGTTCCTGATCGAGAATTCCTGCGCCATTCACCCGATTCGGCCGATCGGGTGCAGGCAGTTCAATGTGTTCGGGGCGACCTGCGCGCCCGGAGAAGATCCCTACTATACGAGGCGCGACGATGTTCTGCAGCCGGACTCTGCTTACCTTGACCGCGCTTTTTCCGCGGTCCTCCCTTTCTACAACCTCAAAAGGGAGGGGGACCTCCCCGGAGCGATAAGGACGGTCCGTGCTCAGATCATGAACCTGCTCTCCTTCGATTGGTCGAAGCTGGCTGTCCTCATGGAAACAGGTGCTTCATCCGCAGATATGCCGGATAACTCAGAGTGAACGAAGTATTCTGACAAGAAATATATTTCATGCTGTCTGCCGATAACCGGCCAGGAATCATCCGCTTGCGACACCCGACCTGTTGATCTCAAAGCCCTGTACCGCTCCGAGAATGCCCGAATTTGTCTTTCCTTCTTGATTCTGGCCTTGTAATTTAACAGAATTATGGTATTATTCACGGGCTTATGCGTGAAGCTGATGTGCTGATAAGGTCCGGTTGCTCGGCCGATGTTGTAGCTCACTGCCACAAGGTTTCGATGACGGCGGTCTCCATTGCCGAACGGCTCAAGGGTTCGGTGGACCGGGAACTGGTCCGTCTTGGGGGCTTGTTCCACGATATCGGCAGGTCAAGGACGCACGACATCGGACATGCCATCGCCGGCGTGGAGATCGGCAGGCAGCTTGGTTTTTCCGAGCAGCTCCTTCTGATCATCGAACGCCATGTCGGAGCAGGCATCACGGCCGCGGAAGCGGTCAGGCTCGGGCTTCCGGAAAAGGATTACCTGCCGCTGGCCATCGAAGAGAAGCTCGTATCGTACGCGGACAACCTGATCAGCGGAACCCGGGTAATGCCGTTTTATGAAGCACTCGACCGGTTCAAGAGGATCCTTGGGCCTGACCACGAAGGAGTCGAGTTGTTCAGAAAGCAGCATGCCGAAATTCAGGGATGGATGTCATAGGGTCGGTCCTCGTGGCTGCCCGCGGCAATAGCATGATCGGTATTGTGTGGTTAAGGGGATGTCATGAAAGAAAAGAAAAAAGAAAAGATGGACGCAGCTGATTTCGATATCGAACCGCTCAAGAAGAGCAACACCGACAAGGTCGTGCCCGTTAAACTGACCGGGGGCAGCCGGTTCAAGTTTCGCTGTCACAAAGGGGTGAGCTGCTTTACGGCATGCTGCAGCAATATCAATATCGTGCTGCCGCCTTACGATCTTCTGCGTCTCCGGAAACGGCTTGGCATGACGACCGAGGACTTCATCAACCAGTACTGCGAGATCGAGATCCTGGCCAAGACGCTCCTGCCGGTGATCACGCTCAAGATGACCGCCGATGAGAAAAAGAGCTGTCCCTTTGTGACCCCTGACGGCTGCTCGGTGTATGAGGACCGTCCGAGCAATTGCCGTTACTATCCCGTGGGCATGGCGACGCTCCGGAAGAAGGACGCTGAGGGCGGCAAGGACGAATTCTACTTCATGATCAAGGAAGACCACTGCAAGGGCTTTGAGGAGGATAAGGAGTGGACCGTTGCCGAGTGGCGCAAGGACCAGCAGGCCGACCTCTACGACGACATCAACCGGGGCTGGATGGAGGTCCTGATCAAGAAGAAGTCCTTCGGCGAGAAGGAATTCCCCGAGATCAAGAACCAGATGTTCTTCATGGTCAGCACCAACACCGACTACTTCCGGGAGTTCGTGTTCGGAAGCAGTTTCCTGGAGACCTATGATATTCCCCAGGAACGGATCGAGAAGGTGCGTGTTGACGACGC
Proteins encoded in this region:
- a CDS encoding YkgJ family cysteine cluster protein, which encodes MKKNKNHRAAGLSRRLHFPAEERSLPWLSLLLDAYALADTGVAIAVRNREKNQKKKLACGKGCGNCCVHQKDLPLYPHEIVGIYWYASKMISGPTRDLLRNRLAVAADVSGCPFLIENSCAIHPIRPIGCRQFNVFGATCAPGEDPYYTRRDDVLQPDSAYLDRAFSAVLPFYNLKREGDLPGAIRTVRAQIMNLLSFDWSKLAVLMETGASSADMPDNSE
- a CDS encoding HDIG domain-containing protein encodes the protein MREADVLIRSGCSADVVAHCHKVSMTAVSIAERLKGSVDRELVRLGGLFHDIGRSRTHDIGHAIAGVEIGRQLGFSEQLLLIIERHVGAGITAAEAVRLGLPEKDYLPLAIEEKLVSYADNLISGTRVMPFYEALDRFKRILGPDHEGVELFRKQHAEIQGWMS
- a CDS encoding YkgJ family cysteine cluster protein, which gives rise to MKEKKKEKMDAADFDIEPLKKSNTDKVVPVKLTGGSRFKFRCHKGVSCFTACCSNINIVLPPYDLLRLRKRLGMTTEDFINQYCEIEILAKTLLPVITLKMTADEKKSCPFVTPDGCSVYEDRPSNCRYYPVGMATLRKKDAEGGKDEFYFMIKEDHCKGFEEDKEWTVAEWRKDQQADLYDDINRGWMEVLIKKKSFGEKEFPEIKNQMFFMVSTNTDYFREFVFGSSFLETYDIPQERIEKVRVDDAELLKLGYEWLRSAMFAEETLKIRDGVAEARKDRGEAMLKKVYGKKEQNGEDE